A genomic region of Aureimonas populi contains the following coding sequences:
- a CDS encoding tetratricopeptide repeat protein, translating to MSNDTFIREVNEELRQERAQAIWSRFGKLIIALVVLGVLGTIGYVVWDRSVSARAAADGARYIEAVELAEGGDTAAALAAFEALAADGVGAYPELARLQMAAAQDMAGERAAAVETFDAVAGSSAPRPLRDLAAIRAAYILVDTGTPQDVRARVERLTNEAEPLRYPAREALGLSLWRAGETEEARGFFQSLADDLGAPQGIAERARLMLELIDAGSAQAQAPATPAEPSPETQAPAPEAPAIEAPQAPQDAAPDAAPEDGALPPS from the coding sequence ATGAGCAACGACACCTTCATTCGCGAAGTGAACGAGGAGTTGCGCCAGGAGAGGGCCCAGGCGATCTGGTCGCGCTTCGGCAAGCTCATCATCGCGCTCGTGGTGCTCGGCGTCCTCGGCACCATCGGCTACGTCGTCTGGGATCGAAGCGTGAGCGCGCGGGCGGCGGCGGACGGCGCGCGCTATATCGAGGCCGTGGAGCTTGCCGAAGGCGGAGATACGGCCGCCGCGCTCGCCGCCTTCGAGGCGCTGGCGGCGGATGGCGTGGGCGCCTATCCCGAGCTGGCGCGCCTCCAGATGGCGGCAGCGCAGGACATGGCGGGCGAGCGCGCGGCGGCGGTGGAAACCTTCGACGCGGTGGCCGGCTCCTCCGCGCCGCGCCCCTTGCGAGACCTTGCCGCCATCCGCGCCGCCTATATCCTCGTCGACACCGGCACGCCGCAGGATGTGCGGGCGCGGGTGGAGCGCCTGACCAATGAGGCCGAGCCGCTGCGCTATCCCGCCCGCGAGGCGCTGGGCCTCTCCCTCTGGCGCGCCGGCGAGACGGAGGAGGCGCGCGGCTTCTTCCAGTCGCTTGCGGACGATCTGGGTGCGCCGCAGGGAATCGCGGAGCGAGCCCGCCTGATGCTGGAACTCATCGACGCCGGCTCGGCGCAGGCTCAGGCGCCGGCCACCCCGGCCGAGCCCTCACCCGAAACGCAGGCCCCGGCGCCGGAGGCGCCCGCCATCGAAGCGCCGCAGGCACCGCAGGATGCAGCGCCTGACGCTGCCCCCGAAGACGGCGCCCTGCCGCCTTCCTGA
- a CDS encoding glycine betaine ABC transporter substrate-binding protein gives MKFSLPASVAVFPVLLAMPASAQDAAPEACGTIRIAQMNWASAETMASIDQFILENGYGCDAQLVPGDTMPTFTSMTERGEPDVAPEMFVNQFREQIDAAVAEGRIEYAAKVLTDGSQEGFWIPQYVADANPDIRTLGDALQRPDLFPSQENPERGAVHNCPAGWGCQIMVGNLFRAYGGGENGFDLVDTGSSAGLDGSIANAFQGERGWIGYYWSPTPIVGRYPMKLLEFDVPFDQEEWTNCTTQPDCAEPARNAWTPADVFTLVTPGIAETSEAAAEYLNTRAWSNETVNAVLAWKDENQATGEDAALHFLETRPEVWKAWVSPEVAERVEAAL, from the coding sequence ATGAAATTCTCTCTTCCGGCCTCGGTCGCCGTCTTTCCCGTGCTCCTCGCCATGCCCGCCTCGGCGCAGGACGCGGCGCCCGAAGCCTGCGGCACGATCCGCATCGCGCAGATGAACTGGGCCTCGGCGGAGACCATGGCGTCGATCGACCAGTTCATCCTGGAAAACGGCTATGGCTGCGACGCGCAGCTCGTGCCGGGCGATACGATGCCGACCTTCACGTCCATGACTGAGCGCGGCGAGCCGGATGTGGCGCCGGAGATGTTCGTGAACCAGTTCCGCGAGCAGATCGACGCGGCCGTGGCCGAAGGGCGCATCGAATACGCCGCTAAGGTTCTGACGGATGGTTCGCAGGAAGGCTTCTGGATCCCGCAATATGTCGCCGACGCCAACCCGGATATCCGCACGCTTGGCGACGCGCTCCAGCGCCCCGACCTCTTCCCTTCGCAGGAAAACCCGGAACGGGGCGCCGTGCACAACTGCCCGGCGGGCTGGGGCTGCCAGATCATGGTGGGCAATCTCTTCCGGGCCTATGGGGGCGGGGAGAACGGCTTCGACCTCGTGGACACCGGTTCCTCGGCCGGGCTCGACGGGTCCATCGCCAACGCCTTCCAGGGCGAGCGCGGATGGATCGGCTATTACTGGTCGCCCACGCCCATCGTCGGGCGATACCCGATGAAGCTCCTGGAGTTCGACGTGCCGTTCGACCAGGAGGAGTGGACGAACTGCACCACCCAGCCCGACTGCGCCGAGCCAGCCCGCAACGCATGGACGCCGGCCGATGTGTTCACGCTCGTCACGCCGGGCATTGCGGAAACGTCCGAGGCGGCCGCCGAGTACCTGAATACGCGTGCCTGGAGCAACGAGACCGTGAACGCGGTGCTGGCCTGGAAGGACGAGAACCAGGCGACGGGGGAGGACGCGGCATTGCACTTCCTCGAAACCCGGCCGGAGGTGTGGAAGGCGTGGGTGAGCCCGGAGGTGGCCGAGAGGGTGGAAGCGGCGCTCTGA
- the der gene encoding ribosome biogenesis GTPase Der, giving the protein MVTIAIIGRPNVGKSTLFNRLVGKRLALVDDRPGVTRDRREGDATLLDIEFTVVDTAGLEDAGAQTLEGRMRAQTEAAVDAADLSLFVVDAKSGLTPQDSFFGELLRRRGRPVILVANKAEARGSDVGFYDAFSLGLGEPVAISAEHGEGMGDLRDAIVAALGPEVFDVEVDEAEADVEVVLDEEGEPVEVYDETKPLRIAIVGRPNAGKSTLINRFIGQDRLLTGPEAGITRDSISVEWEWRGRRVKMFDTAGLRRKAKIQEKLEKLSVADALRAIKFAEVVVIVLDATIPFERQDLQIADLIAREGRAPVIAFNKWDLIEDRQEVLADLRERTERLLPQIRGIQAVPISGETGTGLERLMKAIAETHETWNRRVSTAKLNQWLERMVAHHPPPAVAGRRVNVKYMTQVKTRPPTFIVSTTRPEALGASYTRYLVNGLREDFGLAGVPIRLNLRKPANPYASRKKRSH; this is encoded by the coding sequence ATGGTCACCATCGCGATCATCGGCCGGCCGAATGTCGGCAAGTCGACGCTCTTCAACCGCCTCGTGGGCAAGCGCCTCGCGCTGGTCGACGACCGCCCGGGCGTGACGCGCGACCGGCGCGAGGGCGACGCCACGCTGCTCGACATCGAGTTCACCGTCGTCGACACGGCGGGGCTCGAGGATGCCGGCGCGCAAACGCTCGAAGGGCGAATGCGCGCGCAGACGGAGGCGGCCGTGGACGCGGCCGATCTCTCGCTCTTCGTGGTGGACGCCAAGAGCGGCCTGACCCCGCAGGACAGCTTCTTCGGCGAGCTGCTGCGCCGGCGCGGCCGCCCTGTCATCCTCGTGGCCAACAAGGCCGAGGCGCGGGGCTCCGATGTCGGGTTCTACGATGCGTTCTCGCTCGGCCTCGGCGAGCCTGTGGCGATCTCGGCGGAGCACGGCGAAGGCATGGGCGACCTGCGCGACGCCATCGTGGCCGCGCTCGGGCCGGAGGTCTTCGACGTCGAGGTGGATGAGGCGGAGGCCGATGTCGAGGTCGTTCTGGACGAGGAGGGCGAGCCGGTCGAGGTCTATGACGAGACCAAGCCGCTGCGCATCGCCATCGTGGGACGGCCCAATGCGGGCAAGTCCACCCTGATCAACCGCTTCATCGGGCAGGACCGGCTGTTGACGGGGCCGGAGGCGGGCATCACGCGCGATTCCATCTCGGTGGAATGGGAATGGCGCGGGCGGCGCGTGAAGATGTTCGACACGGCCGGGCTCCGGCGCAAGGCGAAGATCCAGGAAAAGCTGGAGAAGCTTTCCGTGGCCGACGCGTTGCGCGCCATCAAGTTCGCCGAGGTGGTGGTGATCGTGCTCGACGCGACCATCCCGTTCGAGCGGCAGGACTTGCAGATCGCCGATCTGATCGCGCGAGAGGGCAGGGCGCCCGTCATCGCCTTCAACAAATGGGACCTCATCGAGGACCGGCAGGAGGTTCTGGCCGACCTTCGCGAGAGAACCGAGCGGCTGCTGCCGCAAATCCGCGGCATCCAGGCCGTTCCGATCTCGGGAGAGACCGGAACGGGCCTCGAGCGCCTGATGAAGGCGATCGCCGAAACGCACGAGACGTGGAACCGCCGTGTTTCCACCGCCAAGCTGAACCAGTGGCTGGAGCGCATGGTGGCCCACCATCCGCCGCCAGCAGTGGCGGGGCGGCGCGTGAACGTGAAGTACATGACGCAGGTGAAGACGCGCCCGCCGACCTTCATCGTTTCCACGACGAGGCCCGAGGCGCTGGGGGCGAGCTATACACGCTACCTCGTCAACGGCCTTCGCGAGGATTTCGGGCTCGCGGGCGTGCCGATTCGGCTGAATCTGCGCAAGCCCGCAAATCCGTATGCGTCTAGAAAAAAAAGATCACACTGA